A genomic window from Silene latifolia isolate original U9 population chromosome 11, ASM4854445v1, whole genome shotgun sequence includes:
- the LOC141611606 gene encoding transmembrane 9 superfamily member 3: protein MEKLRATLMVAIVVVIVNLIGVRSDGSDHRYKAGDQVPLYANKVGPFHNPSETYRYFDLPFCSPDQVKEKREALGEVLNGDRLVSAPYKLDFLVDKDSEVICKKKLSKEEVVKFRDAVSKDYYFQMYYDDLPIWGFLGKVDKEGKLDPSEYKYYLYKHIHFDILYNKDRVIEINVRTDPNTLVDITEDKDVEVEFMYTVNWKETDTPFDKRMDKYSQSSSLPHHLEIHWFSIINSCVTVLLLTGFLATILMRVLKNDFVKYAHDEETAEDQEETGWKYIHGDVFRFPKYKSLLAASLGSGTQLFTLTVFIFLLALVGVFYPYNRGALFTALVVIYALTSGIAGYTATSFYCQLEGSNWVRNLLLTGCLFCGPLLLTFCFLNTVAIGYNATAALPFGTIVVILLIWTLVTSPLLVLGGIAGKNSKAEFQAPCRTTKYPREIPPLPWYRGSLPQMAMAGFLPFSAIYIELYYIFASVWGHRIYTIYSILFIVFIILIIVTAFITVALTYFQLAAEDHEWWWRSFLCGGSTGLFIYGYCLYYYYARSDMSGFMQTSFFFGYMACICYGFFLMLGTVGFRASLLFVRHIYRSIKCE from the exons ATGGAGAAATTAAGGGCCACATTAATGGTggccattgttgttgttattgttaatctgaTTGGAGTGAGATCTGATGGCTCTGATCATCGTTACAAAGCTGGAGATCAAGTCCCTCTTTATGCTAATAAAGTTGGTCCCTTTCACAATCCCAG TGAAACATATCGCTATTTTGATCTGCCATTTTGTTCTCCAG ATCAAGTGAAAGAGAAAAGGGAAGCTCTCGGTGAAGTATTGAATGGGGATCGTTTGGTTAGCGCTCCTTACAAACTAGACTTCCTGGTTGACAAGGATTCAGAAGTCATTTGCAAGAAAAAGTTATCAAAGGAAGAAGTAGTTAAATTTAGAGATGCAGTATCAAAGGATTACTACTTCCAAATGTATTATGATGATTTGCCAATATGGGGTTTCCTAGGAAAAGTTGACAAAGAAGGCAAACTAGACCCAAGCGAGTACAAATATTATCTTTATAAGCATATTCATTTTGACATACTTTACAACAAGGATCGTGTTATTGAAATCAATGTTCGGACTGACCCCAACACTTTAGTGGACATTACTGAAGATAAAGATGTTGAGGTGGAATTTATGTACACCGTGAATTGGAAGGAGACAGACACCCCTTTTGACAAAAGAATGGATAAATATTCACAGTCATCTTCTCTTCCACATCATCTAGAAATCCATTGGTTCTCCATCATAAACTCGTGTGTCACTGTACTACTTTTGACTGGATTCCTTGCCACAATTCTGATGCGAGTTCTCAAGAATGATTTTGTCAA GTATGCACATGATGAAGAAACAGCTGAAGACCAAGAAGAAACCGGGTGGAAATATATCCATGGGGATGTATTTAGGTTTCCAAAGTACAAGTCATTGCTTGCAGCTTCTCTTGGGTCTGGCACGCAGCTATTTACTCT TACGGTGTTCATATTTCTACTTGCTCTAGTTGGAGTGTTTTATCCTTACAATCGAGGTGCCTTGTTCACTGCCCTTGTCGTCATTTATGCTCTCACCTCAGGAATCGCTGGCTACACAGCAACGTCCTTTTACTGCCAGCTGGAAGGATCAAACTGG GTGAGGAACCTCTTGTTGACAGGTTGCCTGTTTTGTGGGCCACTGCTTCTGACATTCTGTTTCCTAAACACGGTTGCAATTGGATACAATGCCACTGCTGCTCTGCCTTTTGGAACAATAGTCGTGATTTTACTTATCTGGACTCTAGTGACATCGCCATTACTTGTATTGGGTGGAATTGCTGGAAAGAACAGCAAGGCTGAGTTCCAAGCTCCTTGTCGTACTACAAAATACCCTAGAGAAATCCCCCCTCTCCCATGGTACAGGGGAAGCCTTCCTCAGATGGCAATGGCTGGTTTTCTGCCATTCAGTGCAATATACATAGAACTTTACTATATATTTGCCAGTGTCTGGGGTCACAGGATTTACACTATATACAGCATCTTGTTCATCGTCTTTATTATATTGATTATAGTTACTGCTTTCATTACTGTGGCGTTGACATACTTCCAACTTGCTGCTGAAGATCATGAATGGTGGTGGAG GTCGTTCCTATGCGGTGGTTCCACGGGGTTGTTCATCTATGGCTATTGCTTATATTACTACTATGCACGCTCAGATATGTCAGGTTTCATGCAAACATCCTTTTTCTTTGGCTACATGGCTTGCATTTGCTACGGCTTCTTCCTCATGCTCGGGACTGTTGGTTTCCGTGCATCGCTACTTTTCGTTCGCCATATCTACCGATCAATCAAATGTGAGTAG
- the LOC141611604 gene encoding DNA-directed RNA polymerases II, IV and V subunit 3-like isoform X2 codes for MEGGATTYQRFPRIKVREMRNDFMKFELRDTDASMANALRRIMISEVPTIAIDLVEIEDQTLDVTSKDLITSDHTVTPVDFSDFPSTDGASDGRGIIIVKLRKGQELRLRAIARKGIGKDHAKWSPAATVTFMYEPEIHINEDMMESLNLEQKKEWVESSPTKVFDIDPNSQQVVVVDPEAYTYDDEVIKKAEAMGKPGLVEIYPREDSFIFTVESTGGIKASQLVLNAIEILKQKLDAVRLAEDAMDADDLGALGAHM; via the exons ATGGAGGGCGGAGCAACAACCTACCAACGATTCCCACGCATCAAAGTCCGTGAAATGCGTAACGACTTCATGAAATTCGAGCTCCGTGACACTGACGCGTCTATGGCTAACGCATTACGCCGCATCATGATCTCCGAAGTTCCGACAATCGCCATTGACCTCGTCGAAATCGAG GATCAAACCCTAGATGTTACTAGCAAGGATTTGATTACTTCTGATCATACTGTTACTCCTGTTGATTTCTCTGATTTTCCGTCTACTGATGGCGCTTCTGATGGCAG AGGAATCATAATTGTGAAGTTACGTAAAGGCCAGGAATTGAGGCTGAGAGCAATAGCCAGGAAGGGTATTGGGAAGGATCATGCCAAATGGTCTCCTGCCGCGACTGTCACATTTATGTATGAACCAGAGATTCATATTAATGAAGATATGATGGAAAGCTTGAATCTTGAGCAGAAAAAAGAGTGGGTTGAAAGCAGTCCTACGAAAGTCTTTGACATTGATCCTAATTCTCAACAG GTTGTGGTGGTTGATCCTGAGGCCTATACGTATGATGATGAGGTGATTAAGAAAGCAGAAGCTATGGGAAAGCCGGGACTTGTTGAGATTTATCCTAGAGAGGACTCTTTCATATTCACCGTTGAGTCTACGGGTGGAATCAAGGCATCTCAACTGGTGCTTAATGCAATTGAAATTCTGAAGCAAAAGCTGGATGCTGTTCGCTTGGCTGAGGACGCGATGGATGCTGATGATTTGGGAGCCTTAGGTGCTCATATGTGA
- the LOC141611604 gene encoding DNA-directed RNA polymerases II, IV and V subunit 3-like isoform X1 — MEGGATTYQRFPRIKVREMRNDFMKFELRDTDASMANALRRIMISEVPTIAIDLVEIEVNSSVLNDEFIAHRLGLIPLTSERAMAMRFSRDCDACDGDGQCEFCSVEFYLRAKCVQDQTLDVTSKDLITSDHTVTPVDFSDFPSTDGASDGRGIIIVKLRKGQELRLRAIARKGIGKDHAKWSPAATVTFMYEPEIHINEDMMESLNLEQKKEWVESSPTKVFDIDPNSQQVVVVDPEAYTYDDEVIKKAEAMGKPGLVEIYPREDSFIFTVESTGGIKASQLVLNAIEILKQKLDAVRLAEDAMDADDLGALGAHM, encoded by the exons ATGGAGGGCGGAGCAACAACCTACCAACGATTCCCACGCATCAAAGTCCGTGAAATGCGTAACGACTTCATGAAATTCGAGCTCCGTGACACTGACGCGTCTATGGCTAACGCATTACGCCGCATCATGATCTCCGAAGTTCCGACAATCGCCATTGACCTCGTCGAAATCGAGGTTAATTCATCTGTGTTAAACGACGAGTTTATAGCTCATAGGCTAGGTCTCATCCCTCTCACCAGCGAACGCGCCATGGCTATGCGATTCTCGCGTGACTGTGACGCATGCGATGGTGATGGACAATGCGAGTTTTGTTCTGTTGAGTTTTATCTTAGGGCTAAATGTGTTCAGGATCAAACCCTAGATGTTACTAGCAAGGATTTGATTACTTCTGATCATACTGTTACTCCTGTTGATTTCTCTGATTTTCCGTCTACTGATGGCGCTTCTGATGGCAG AGGAATCATAATTGTGAAGTTACGTAAAGGCCAGGAATTGAGGCTGAGAGCAATAGCCAGGAAGGGTATTGGGAAGGATCATGCCAAATGGTCTCCTGCCGCGACTGTCACATTTATGTATGAACCAGAGATTCATATTAATGAAGATATGATGGAAAGCTTGAATCTTGAGCAGAAAAAAGAGTGGGTTGAAAGCAGTCCTACGAAAGTCTTTGACATTGATCCTAATTCTCAACAG GTTGTGGTGGTTGATCCTGAGGCCTATACGTATGATGATGAGGTGATTAAGAAAGCAGAAGCTATGGGAAAGCCGGGACTTGTTGAGATTTATCCTAGAGAGGACTCTTTCATATTCACCGTTGAGTCTACGGGTGGAATCAAGGCATCTCAACTGGTGCTTAATGCAATTGAAATTCTGAAGCAAAAGCTGGATGCTGTTCGCTTGGCTGAGGACGCGATGGATGCTGATGATTTGGGAGCCTTAGGTGCTCATATGTGA